TGGAGCAGTTTTCCAATTGGACTATTAATTATCCCAGGGAATGGAATTGAGATATTTGTCGAGCTTATTCAAATACGAACGTGTTTTCCAGTTTCCGCCATGTTTCACCTGAGCAGATTCCCCCATCCAAAGCTCACCGATAACGGCAAAGGGTGTTTCTCCGAAATTCTCCCGGTGAGTGTCACGGATGGCCCTGTGCACGTTCGTATAGATGTACTGCTGATCTTTTTCGAGGAGAAGCGATTTCAGCACTTCACCTCGCATTGATGGAGGAACAATGGAAAGCACGGCTGCCATTGTCTCGGAGTCTTTTCCGACAGGGTTCCCTGAATCGTCATATCGTAGAAAATCGCCGTCAACAGCGATCTTGCGTCCTGAAAGGTCCCTGATCCTGACTTGCTCCATCATGTTTCTGCTGGAAAAAGGACCGTAATGATAGTCCATTCCCACGAAGAACATCCATGAAAGATTCCCAGGAGATCCGTACCTTCCCGAGTACTGTACGAACATAGGCCTCAATGCTGCCACACCAACGTCGATGCCGCCTTTCATGGTGTACATATACTTTGTGAGTTCCGCATCCGTGAACTGTTCACCCCGTTCCCGCATGACCGTTCGGGCTCTGTTGAAATTCAGTTGCATGGAGCCTTTGGTGCGTACCACATTAGCGAGTTTGTCCAACTCCTTGTAGATCGCGTTGCGAATCACTCCGGGCAACCGCTCGGCATCTTTTTTGAGCTCCTCGGCAATTTCTTTTGCCAGGACTTCCACGTCTCCTTCTGTGCGGCATGCACAAAGCCTGGGGTAATACTTCTCCTTGTACAACGCGTAGAGCTGAGGCACCGGAGGTATGGATAGAAGAGGCCCGAATTTCTGAAAGAATTCTGCTTCCGCTCTTTCCAGGACGCTTGCCATGTCTTCACCTTTGGACGAATCGATGGCAACGGGATCCACCTGAAAGCTGCTTTCAATCGAGATCAGGGTTGCAGTGAGCGCAAGAATTTCTTTGCACAGGGGCAGTCGGTTTCTCTCTACGGCATCCAGTATTGCCTCAACCCATTTCTGTTGCGAGTGTACAGGGCAGTTGAGCGGCCTGGCAGACACAAAGGATGACAGCCAACGCACCGCAGAATCCCGATCCAGAAGCTGGACTGTCGATTCCATAAGCCGCTCTTCTTCTTCGATCGCCGGATCGTAGAGCAAGAGTTGCTCCTGCCGCGTGCGAAGCAGCGCCGCAGTCTTCTCATCGGGAATTGCAGTGTTTTTTTGATCTACCGTATTGTCCGGGCCGGATTTTGCCGTGTTTTCTTCCTGATCCGGAAGGACCGAGATTTCGCTGGCTTCGGGAACATTGCACAGGACAAACAAGCTGAAGAGCAGAATGATAAAGCCAATTCTGCTCCAGCCGTGCGCATAAGATGAGTTATCGAGGGGTGTGTGCGGAATCATCTTCCTGAGGGTGATAACGTCTCAGGAAGCGATTGTCAATGGGCTCGCAGGTCATGCTTGACAGTAATTCGCTCTGCGCCTCCTCATGCGGTTAGCTTTTCTGTGTATGCCCCTTCCAGGACGTCCCCGCTCTGCACTATGACCCAGTCGAAGATTTCCGCTTCCGTAATCTGCACTCGGCTGCCTTTGCTGAGATCTTTGCGCAACACGGGAGAGCTCTCCAGATGTCCGACGAGAGACTGACCGCGCCAGGCGTCCAGCGTCACCCACATCCACTCATACTTTCCGCCTTGAGCCGGAAAACCCACCTTCACGGCATGAATGTGCTCGTCTGAATCGATAGACTGCTGAAAGCTTGTTTTGAAAAGCGGTAATCCCTGTCGCGCCCGTTTGTGAGCTTCCACCATGTCCCTTCGCAAAGTGACCGGCACTTTTTCGGGTTCGGCAGCGTCTGCACCTGGTTCGCTTCTCCTGCCGAGCGAGGCATGAGACATTCTGGAGGACACTGACGAAAGAATTCCCCTCGCGTCATCCAAAGTACCTTCAGCATCGGGCACGAGTCGTATTTTGAGACTCCCATTGGGAAAGTGTCCTTCCTGATCGGGGGCTTGAGGTTCCAAATTCAGTATCGCCGGGACACCGGGAATTTCAATTTCAGTCTCAATGCTGCACTCGCCTCGTTTTTTTATGAGTAATTCCGCGACGGCAAGCACCACCATCCTGCCGCGATTCGCCAGATCCTCGGGTATGCCTTCCATCTCGATATCGGGAAGCCCGAATTTCTGCATTCCGTGAGAATGAATCCATACATTCCCGTCATCTGCAAGAATTTCAAAATGGAGATTCGTTTCGACAAGTCTCGATGGCTGTTGAACCTGTTTCTTCCACTGTTCGGTTCCCCATAACACATGGGATGCTGCATCCTGGACTACTCCGTTCACCAGGCTGCGCACAGTCTCAACGAATTTGGCAGCAAAAACGAGGTATTCGATCCCCGCTTCAGTCTCCGCGTGAGTAAGCCTCAACCGCACAATCATCTCAGCTTGAGCTAAGGTTGTCCGATCCTCATCGCTCAATTCTCTGGAATTACAGGGAATCAACTCATCCGGATAGAGAAACAAAGCTTCCGATTCGTGACGAAGAATATACTCGATTGACAGGCTGTTCTTCTCAATGGCATTCTCGAGGAAGCGGAACATCTGCTGCCTCTCGGAGCGTCCTGAACAACAGTCAACGAGTTGCGTCC
The sequence above is a segment of the Desulfomonile tiedjei DSM 6799 genome. Coding sequences within it:
- a CDS encoding DUF2314 domain-containing protein, whose product is MVHVRCPECGFLQVMSEERFLSISDEFIGCPHCNAQVPKKWEPQEDSVPEEAHHKMIAFSRRILNGGGVSREVVFALESLVRHYGAVEDSNKALGLGYAAMGEKNKAEEFLRTAAQEFPDDREILHCLLDLLFQRNKFDEVAQFGEALASLDPSAIGSGDVARLALAYAGMNNPEKAKTVLDSYPHIDSRDPLVKKARKALNKSEASGIRSLLGKQGPLQRLLLEAGKGSLKTLSDRARNFVAGAGRNPQGSSPTKQRRAETVSTSVSGTSPAVLEYWIYTPGKVIPTWDDLRTQLVDCCSGRSERQQMFRFLENAIEKNSLSIEYILRHESEALFLYPDELIPCNSRELSDEDRTTLAQAEMIVRLRLTHAETEAGIEYLVFAAKFVETVRSLVNGVVQDAASHVLWGTEQWKKQVQQPSRLVETNLHFEILADDGNVWIHSHGMQKFGLPDIEMEGIPEDLANRGRMVVLAVAELLIKKRGECSIETEIEIPGVPAILNLEPQAPDQEGHFPNGSLKIRLVPDAEGTLDDARGILSSVSSRMSHASLGRRSEPGADAAEPEKVPVTLRRDMVEAHKRARQGLPLFKTSFQQSIDSDEHIHAVKVGFPAQGGKYEWMWVTLDAWRGQSLVGHLESSPVLRKDLSKGSRVQITEAEIFDWVIVQSGDVLEGAYTEKLTA
- a CDS encoding DUF1615 family protein; the protein is MIPHTPLDNSSYAHGWSRIGFIILLFSLFVLCNVPEASEISVLPDQEENTAKSGPDNTVDQKNTAIPDEKTAALLRTRQEQLLLYDPAIEEEERLMESTVQLLDRDSAVRWLSSFVSARPLNCPVHSQQKWVEAILDAVERNRLPLCKEILALTATLISIESSFQVDPVAIDSSKGEDMASVLERAEAEFFQKFGPLLSIPPVPQLYALYKEKYYPRLCACRTEGDVEVLAKEIAEELKKDAERLPGVIRNAIYKELDKLANVVRTKGSMQLNFNRARTVMRERGEQFTDAELTKYMYTMKGGIDVGVAALRPMFVQYSGRYGSPGNLSWMFFVGMDYHYGPFSSRNMMEQVRIRDLSGRKIAVDGDFLRYDDSGNPVGKDSETMAAVLSIVPPSMRGEVLKSLLLEKDQQYIYTNVHRAIRDTHRENFGETPFAVIGELWMGESAQVKHGGNWKTRSYLNKLDKYLNSIPWDN